Sequence from the Candidatus Rokuibacteriota bacterium genome:
GCTCCTCCTGTTAGGTTTCGATTCTGGTCCAGCAGCTTGACACAATACCGGCGGTTCCTACGAGCGGCGACTTCGGCGTGGACGGATCGCTTACCGGTTTTCGCGCGGCATATTGGCGCCGCAGATATAGCCCCAGGTGAGGCAGGGTCCGATCGAGGTGCCGGCGCCGATCGCGCGGGTACCGATGGGGTTCGCCATGGCGTTGCCGGCGCAATAGAGCCCCGGGATGATGCTGCTGTGACACGGCAGGTTCCGAGGGAGGACCCTCAGGCGAAGCGGGCCATGGGTGAGAACGGGTTTTATGTTATCTACGCTCAATTGGTCAAGCTCGCCTCAGTGCAGGCTGCCGGCGATCTGTCGAATCTCTGCCGGCGTGTGCTCGCCTCCGAGCGGTGTTCCCGGCACCAGATGCCTGCCCATGGCCAGCCCGCCGACGAGAACGGGCTCGAACCCGATCTCACGAATGAGGCTCTGGGCGACCGAGATCGCCTTCGGATCGTCGCCCGCGATCGGCACCCCGACCGGCTCGCCCGGGCGATGTGCGAGCTCGACCAGCCTTCGAGAGCCGATCGCATTGAACGCGCGGACGATGTGCGCGCCCGGCAGCAATTTGGCGGTCACCAGCCCGGCTCCCCCCTGCTCGCCGACCCATTTGACGAGGTCCTCGCCGTCGCGCCGCGCGATCGGATTGCTCACATCGATCACCAGCACCTTCTTGGCGAGGGCGCCTGCATGAGCTTTGCCGATCTGCTCCATCGCGGTGTAGGGGATGGCGATCGCCACGACATCGCCGAAGGCAATCGCTTGCTCGACCGTGCCGGCCTGCGCGAGCGGCCCGAGGCCGGCGACGAGGCCCTTCAGCTCCTCGGGATGGCGCGACGAGAACATCACCGGGTGGCCGGCCTTGACGAACAGCGTGCCGAGCGCGCCGCCCTCACGTCCGGCACCGACCATGCCGATCTTCAACGGCGAGCCAGCCGTCTGCGCCACGGCGACGTGCGGCCGAGCCGCGACCGCGAGCACTGCCAGGCCGCTCCCTGCAATGCGCATAAAATCCCGGCGCGCGTAAACAGCGAAGGGGTCGCTTGCCATGACCGTCTCCTCCGGTAAGGGCGCTCTGACGGGTGTTGGTGGGTCCTGCCACCCCGGTCTCCGGCGTCTGCATGCGGAGGGTAGCAAAGGGAAGCCCAGACGTCCAAGACAAGCATCGCCGCCGCGCGGTCCCGCGGGCCTCCTCGGCCCGGGGCCCTGGCCGGATTCTGCCGGCGGGGCCGCTTCGAGGTCTGGTAGGGACCATGACGCCGCCGAGCATCATCGGCTTCGTCACCGACCCCAGCTGCTCGGCCCGTCCCTCCCCCCCGCCCAGGACACCCTGCTCCGGGCCATCCCTTCGGCGAGGTCACGGTGATCGCCGGGGCGCGCGCCGGCAAGGATAGCCGCATCGCCGCCCCCATCGTCTGCTACGAGGCGCTCTTTGGCGGCCATGACCCGCACCTCGCCCGGGGCGAGCGGGGCGTGATCCCCTTGGTGGCCCAGGACATCCGGGCGACCCGGGTGTCCTTCGGGCGCACCCCTCCCTGCTCATGAACCCGACGCTCCGGGCCGAGCGGCTCGACCCCTTCCTGCCCGCGGCCTGGGTCGAGGCCGCGATCCCGGCGGGGCGCCACGAGCTCCCGCCCCAGGACGGCCCCCGCTACGTGGCCGCCGTGGATCCCTCGGGGGCGGCGCCGATGCCTGCGCGCTGGCCATCGTCCACGTCGAGGGAGCCATGGCCGGGGCGACCGCTGTGCCATCGGGCTCCTGGGGCGGCCGGCGTCTGAGTCCAGGTTTTGTGTTATCTACGCTCGGACGGATGATATATGGCGGGTTTGACCCGAGAGGAGATCGTCCGATGCCCGAGTACCGTTACGACCATATCCATCTACGCAGCCCGGACCCGAATGCGACGGCGCGTTTCTTTGAGACGATGTTCGGGGCCGAAGTGACGCGGGATATCTATCCGCCGGGTACGCTCTATCCTGGGCAAATGCGGGTGCGCATGAAGGTGGGGGGACAGACCGTGCTGATCGCGCCACCGCATCCGCATGAGCAGACCGGTCCGGCCCCGGGGTTTCCGCACTACGGGCTGGAGCACTTTGGACTGACCGTGGACAATCTGGACGCGGCGGTGACGGAGCTGCGCGCCAAGGGAGCGGAGATCGCCGTCGGGCCGGTGATGCGCAACCCGGGCCTCTATCTCGCGTTCGTGCGCGGGCCGGAGGGGGTGATGGTGGAGCTGGTGCAGCGCTGAGACAAGGCAGGTCCCGAGGGAAGGCCCTCGGGCGAGGCGGGCCAGGACTGACAATACGCTTTATGTCATCTACGCTCAGACCAGCTTCCGCGTGCCGTCGTGGCACGCCGTCTTCAGCTCGAGCGCGACGCGGCCGTCACCCAGCAGCCGCAGGCTCCCTTGCGCGAAGGGCGGACGGCGGATTGTCCTCGATGACATCGTCGAGATGGCCACTGAGGTATTGAACGCCCTTAGCCATTGAGCTTCTGGGCCAGCTGGACGAAGAACGAAAGCGAATCCGGGTTCGCCATCGCATCCTGGCTCGCGATCTTCTCGAGCGGGTAACCGAGCAGTAGCTTGCGGACCGGCAGTTCCATCTTCTTGCCGGTCAACGTGCGTGGGATGTCGTCGATCGAGAAGACGGCGTCCGGCACGTAGCGCGCCGAGGTGCGCCGCCTGATACTCTCCTTGATCCGTGCGGCGAGCGCGTCGTCGAGCATCACCCCCGGTCTCAGCACGACGAACAGCGGCATGTAGGACGTGCGGCCGAGGTACTCGAGGTCGACGACGAGGCTATCGAGCACCTCGGGGACATCCTCGACGGCACGGTAGATCTCGCTCGTGCCCATGCGGATGCCGAAGCGGTTGATCGTCGTGTCCGAGCGGCCGAAGATCACCGAGCGGCCGACGGGCGTAAACCGGATCCAGTCGCCGTGCCGCCACTTGCCGGGGAACATCTCGAAGTAGCTCTCCTGGTAGCGCGTGTCTCCTGGATCGTTCCAGAAGTAGAGCGGCATCGTCGGGAACGGCTCGGTGACGACCAGCTCGCCGACCTCGTCGGTCACCGGCT
This genomic interval carries:
- a CDS encoding NAD(P)-binding domain-containing protein, with the translated sequence MASDPFAVYARRDFMRIAGSGLAVLAVAARPHVAVAQTAGSPLKIGMVGAGREGGALGTLFVKAGHPVMFSSRHPEELKGLVAGLGPLAQAGTVEQAIAFGDVVAIAIPYTAMEQIGKAHAGALAKKVLVIDVSNPIARRDGEDLVKWVGEQGGAGLVTAKLLPGAHIVRAFNAIGSRRLVELAHRPGEPVGVPIAGDDPKAISVAQSLIREIGFEPVLVGGLAMGRHLVPGTPLGGEHTPAEIRQIAGSLH
- a CDS encoding VOC family protein; the encoded protein is MPEYRYDHIHLRSPDPNATARFFETMFGAEVTRDIYPPGTLYPGQMRVRMKVGGQTVLIAPPHPHEQTGPAPGFPHYGLEHFGLTVDNLDAAVTELRAKGAEIAVGPVMRNPGLYLAFVRGPEGVMVELVQR